A single Triticum dicoccoides isolate Atlit2015 ecotype Zavitan chromosome 2A, WEW_v2.0, whole genome shotgun sequence DNA region contains:
- the LOC119354560 gene encoding probable inactive leucine-rich repeat receptor-like protein kinase At3g03770 isoform X2 — translation MGGHALLILLSVASLSLLPGAMPLQPSQAWSLFKLRQLLGDPPVLGTWRNYTDFCYGGDYKTASAFVECYEDSVTQLHIMGEPGARPLPTTFSIDAFFTTLSRLPDLKVLTLTNLGLWGPLPGGKISRLQKLEIVNVSSNYLYGELPRGLSQLGSLQTLVADHNMLGGKLPGWLKDMPLLAVLSLRNNTLQGTLPESLKDMPSLRSLVLASNNLSGNLPELSNLQVIDMANNALGPKFPRLGRKVASVVLAGNKFSDGLPADMLASCYLLERLDVSGNRFVGPFPAALLSLPSMEYLSIAGNRFTGRLSGNASCGENLRFVDLSSNLLTGSLPGCLLAAPGKTVLFSANCLSTGDDSQSQHPSPFCRNQALAVGIVPEQGRKKSGAKAGVVAVIVLVGALVVSAAVVFVVRKARLPKARPARRLVEHASSAYPSNLLADARYISQTVKLGALGIPAYRSFSLVELEAATDNFQVSSLMGQDAHGQMYRGRLSNGTPVTIRSLKVNKSQSFTRHIEMISKLRHRHLVSALGHCFQYNLDDSTVTHLYLVFEYVHNGNLRGRISQGTEGRKLSWGQRISTAIGVAKGIQFLHGGIIPGLFANNLKITNILMDQNQVPKIGSYNIPILSETMKSEGGAGSKYPPDRVPNGDKIDMYDFGVILLEVISGRPISSIYEVEMMKEQLQSALTAQGPSKRSNLVDPAVSKACSDDSMRTVMEICLRCLAKEPTQRPSVEDVLWNLQFAAQVQDDSRSSEESPLSPSQPHAQSAHD, via the exons ATGGGTGGCCATGCTCTGCTCATCTTGCTGTCGGTGGCGTCCCTGTCATTGCTGCCGGGAGCCATGCCGTTGCAGCCCTCACAGGCCTGGTCCCTCTTCAAGCTCCGGCAGCTCCTGGGCGACCCGCCGGTGCTCGGCACCTGGCGTAACTACACCGACTTCTGCTACGGCGGCGACTACAAGACCGCCTCCGCCTTCGTCGAGTGCTACGAGGACAGCGTCACGCAGCTCCACATCATGGGCGAGCCCGGCGCGCGCCCGCTCCCCACCACCTTCTCCATCGACGCCTTCTTCACCACGCTGTCCAGGCTGCCGGACCTCAAGGTGCTCACGCTCACCAACCTCGGCCTCTGGGGGCCACTGCCTGGGGGGAAAATCTCCCGCCTCCAGAAGCTGGAGATCGTCAACGTCAGCTCCAATTACCTCTACGGCGAGCTCCCGCGGGGGCTGTCCCAGCTCGGCAGCCTCCAGACGCTGGTCGCGGACCACAACATGCTGGGAGGTAAGCTGCCGGGGTGGCTCAAGGACATGCCGCTGCTGGCGGTCCTCAGCCTCCGGAACAACACGCTGCAGGGGACGCTGCCGGAGTCGCTCAAGGACATGCCGTCGCTGAGGTCGCTGGTGCTGGCGTCCAACAACCTCTCCGGGAACCTGCCGGAGCTGAGCAACCTCCAGGTGATTGACATGGCCAACAACGCGCTAGGGCCCAAGTTCCCGCGGCTGGGGCGGAAGGTGGCCAGCGTGGTGCTCGCCGGCAACAAGTTCAGCGACGGCCTCCCCGCCGACATGCTCGCCTCGTGCTACCTCCTGGAGCGGCTGGACGTGTCGGGGAACAGGTTCGTGGGGCCTTTCCCGGCGGCGCTGCTGTCGCTGCCGTCCATGGAGTACCTGAGCATCGCCGGGAACAGGTTCACCGGGCGGCTCTCGGGCAACGCCTCCTGCGGCGAGAACCTCCGGTTCGTGGACCTCTCGTCGAACCTCCTGACGGGGAGCCTCCCCGGCTGCCTGCTGGCGGCCCCCGGGAAGACGGTACTCTTCTCGGCCAACTGCCTTTCCACCGGCGACGACTCCCAGTCCCAGCACCCGTCGCCTTTCTGCCGGAACCAGGCATTGGCCGTCGGGATCGTGCCTGAGCAGGGACGCAAGAAGAGTGGCGCCAAGGCCGGTGTGGTGGCCGTCATTGTCCTTGTGGGAGCATTGGTCGTGAGCGCGGCGGTGGTGTTTGTGGTGAGGAAGGCGAGGTTGCCCAAGGCGAGGCCTGCACGGAGACTGGTGGAGCACGCGTCGAGCGCTTACCCTTCGAATTTGCTGGCCGACGCGC gtTACATATCTCAGACGGTGAAGCTGGGGGCTCTTGGCATTCCGGCATACAGATCATTCTCCTTGGTGGAGCTGGAGGCGGCCACCGATAACTTCCAGGTGTCTAGCCTCATGGGGCAAGATGCTCATGGCCAG ATGTACCGTGGACGGCTAAGCAATGGGACCCCGGTGACAATCAGGTCCCTCAAGGTGAACAAGAGCCAGAGCTTCACCCGCCACATCGAGATGATATCCAAGCTGAGGCATCGGCACCTGGTGAGCGCGCTGGGGCACTGCTTCCAGTACAACCTCGACGATTCCACCGTTACGCACCTCTACCTCGTCTTCGAATACGTGCACAATGGCAACCTCAGGGGCAGGATTTCAC AAGGAACGGAAGGCCGGAAGCTGTCGTGGGGCCAAAGAATATCGACCGCCATTGGTGTGGCCAAGGGCATTCAGTTCCTGCATGGAGGGATCATACCAGGCCTGTTTGCGAATAACCTCAAGATCACCAACATTCTTATGGACCAGAATCAGGTCCCCAAAATCGGCAGCTACAACATCCCCATTCTCTCAGAGACCATGAAATCAGAG GGAGGAGCCGGAAGCAAGTATCCACCAGATAG GGTTCCGAATGGTGATAAGATTGACATGTACGATTTTGGTGTGATACTGCTGGAGGTTATCTCCGGCAGGCCCATCAGTTCCATATACGAGGTGGAGATGATGAAAGAACAG TTGCAATCGGCGCTGACAGCACAAGGACCCAGCAAGAGGAGCAACTTGGTGGACCCGGCGGTCAGCAAGGCCTGCTCCGACGACTCCATGAGGACCGTCATGGAGATCTGCCTCCGCTGCCTGGCCAAGGAGCCAACGCAGAGGCCCTCAGTGGAGGACGTGCTCTGGAACCTGCAGTTTGCGGCCCAGGTGCAGGATGACTCACGCAGCAGCGAGGAGTCCCCGCTCTCGCCCTCGCAGCCCCATGCACAATCTGCACACGACTGA
- the LOC119354560 gene encoding probable inactive leucine-rich repeat receptor-like protein kinase At3g03770 isoform X1, producing MGGHALLILLSVASLSLLPGAMPLQPSQAWSLFKLRQLLGDPPVLGTWRNYTDFCYGGDYKTASAFVECYEDSVTQLHIMGEPGARPLPTTFSIDAFFTTLSRLPDLKVLTLTNLGLWGPLPGGKISRLQKLEIVNVSSNYLYGELPRGLSQLGSLQTLVADHNMLGGKLPGWLKDMPLLAVLSLRNNTLQGTLPESLKDMPSLRSLVLASNNLSGNLPELSNLQVIDMANNALGPKFPRLGRKVASVVLAGNKFSDGLPADMLASCYLLERLDVSGNRFVGPFPAALLSLPSMEYLSIAGNRFTGRLSGNASCGENLRFVDLSSNLLTGSLPGCLLAAPGKTVLFSANCLSTGDDSQSQHPSPFCRNQALAVGIVPEQGRKKSGAKAGVVAVIVLVGALVVSAAVVFVVRKARLPKARPARRLVEHASSAYPSNLLADARYISQTVKLGALGIPAYRSFSLVELEAATDNFQVSSLMGQDAHGQMYRGRLSNGTPVTIRSLKVNKSQSFTRHIEMISKLRHRHLVSALGHCFQYNLDDSTVTHLYLVFEYVHNGNLRGRISQGTEGRKLSWGQRISTAIGVAKGIQFLHGGIIPGLFANNLKITNILMDQNQVPKIGSYNIPILSETMKSEGGAGSKYPPDRICRVPNGDKIDMYDFGVILLEVISGRPISSIYEVEMMKEQLQSALTAQGPSKRSNLVDPAVSKACSDDSMRTVMEICLRCLAKEPTQRPSVEDVLWNLQFAAQVQDDSRSSEESPLSPSQPHAQSAHD from the exons ATGGGTGGCCATGCTCTGCTCATCTTGCTGTCGGTGGCGTCCCTGTCATTGCTGCCGGGAGCCATGCCGTTGCAGCCCTCACAGGCCTGGTCCCTCTTCAAGCTCCGGCAGCTCCTGGGCGACCCGCCGGTGCTCGGCACCTGGCGTAACTACACCGACTTCTGCTACGGCGGCGACTACAAGACCGCCTCCGCCTTCGTCGAGTGCTACGAGGACAGCGTCACGCAGCTCCACATCATGGGCGAGCCCGGCGCGCGCCCGCTCCCCACCACCTTCTCCATCGACGCCTTCTTCACCACGCTGTCCAGGCTGCCGGACCTCAAGGTGCTCACGCTCACCAACCTCGGCCTCTGGGGGCCACTGCCTGGGGGGAAAATCTCCCGCCTCCAGAAGCTGGAGATCGTCAACGTCAGCTCCAATTACCTCTACGGCGAGCTCCCGCGGGGGCTGTCCCAGCTCGGCAGCCTCCAGACGCTGGTCGCGGACCACAACATGCTGGGAGGTAAGCTGCCGGGGTGGCTCAAGGACATGCCGCTGCTGGCGGTCCTCAGCCTCCGGAACAACACGCTGCAGGGGACGCTGCCGGAGTCGCTCAAGGACATGCCGTCGCTGAGGTCGCTGGTGCTGGCGTCCAACAACCTCTCCGGGAACCTGCCGGAGCTGAGCAACCTCCAGGTGATTGACATGGCCAACAACGCGCTAGGGCCCAAGTTCCCGCGGCTGGGGCGGAAGGTGGCCAGCGTGGTGCTCGCCGGCAACAAGTTCAGCGACGGCCTCCCCGCCGACATGCTCGCCTCGTGCTACCTCCTGGAGCGGCTGGACGTGTCGGGGAACAGGTTCGTGGGGCCTTTCCCGGCGGCGCTGCTGTCGCTGCCGTCCATGGAGTACCTGAGCATCGCCGGGAACAGGTTCACCGGGCGGCTCTCGGGCAACGCCTCCTGCGGCGAGAACCTCCGGTTCGTGGACCTCTCGTCGAACCTCCTGACGGGGAGCCTCCCCGGCTGCCTGCTGGCGGCCCCCGGGAAGACGGTACTCTTCTCGGCCAACTGCCTTTCCACCGGCGACGACTCCCAGTCCCAGCACCCGTCGCCTTTCTGCCGGAACCAGGCATTGGCCGTCGGGATCGTGCCTGAGCAGGGACGCAAGAAGAGTGGCGCCAAGGCCGGTGTGGTGGCCGTCATTGTCCTTGTGGGAGCATTGGTCGTGAGCGCGGCGGTGGTGTTTGTGGTGAGGAAGGCGAGGTTGCCCAAGGCGAGGCCTGCACGGAGACTGGTGGAGCACGCGTCGAGCGCTTACCCTTCGAATTTGCTGGCCGACGCGC gtTACATATCTCAGACGGTGAAGCTGGGGGCTCTTGGCATTCCGGCATACAGATCATTCTCCTTGGTGGAGCTGGAGGCGGCCACCGATAACTTCCAGGTGTCTAGCCTCATGGGGCAAGATGCTCATGGCCAG ATGTACCGTGGACGGCTAAGCAATGGGACCCCGGTGACAATCAGGTCCCTCAAGGTGAACAAGAGCCAGAGCTTCACCCGCCACATCGAGATGATATCCAAGCTGAGGCATCGGCACCTGGTGAGCGCGCTGGGGCACTGCTTCCAGTACAACCTCGACGATTCCACCGTTACGCACCTCTACCTCGTCTTCGAATACGTGCACAATGGCAACCTCAGGGGCAGGATTTCAC AAGGAACGGAAGGCCGGAAGCTGTCGTGGGGCCAAAGAATATCGACCGCCATTGGTGTGGCCAAGGGCATTCAGTTCCTGCATGGAGGGATCATACCAGGCCTGTTTGCGAATAACCTCAAGATCACCAACATTCTTATGGACCAGAATCAGGTCCCCAAAATCGGCAGCTACAACATCCCCATTCTCTCAGAGACCATGAAATCAGAG GGAGGAGCCGGAAGCAAGTATCCACCAGATAG AATTTGCAGGGTTCCGAATGGTGATAAGATTGACATGTACGATTTTGGTGTGATACTGCTGGAGGTTATCTCCGGCAGGCCCATCAGTTCCATATACGAGGTGGAGATGATGAAAGAACAG TTGCAATCGGCGCTGACAGCACAAGGACCCAGCAAGAGGAGCAACTTGGTGGACCCGGCGGTCAGCAAGGCCTGCTCCGACGACTCCATGAGGACCGTCATGGAGATCTGCCTCCGCTGCCTGGCCAAGGAGCCAACGCAGAGGCCCTCAGTGGAGGACGTGCTCTGGAACCTGCAGTTTGCGGCCCAGGTGCAGGATGACTCACGCAGCAGCGAGGAGTCCCCGCTCTCGCCCTCGCAGCCCCATGCACAATCTGCACACGACTGA
- the LOC119354560 gene encoding probable inactive leucine-rich repeat receptor-like protein kinase At3g03770 isoform X3, protein MGGHALLILLSVASLSLLPGAMPLQPSQAWSLFKLRQLLGDPPVLGTWRNYTDFCYGGDYKTASAFVECYEDSVTQLHIMGEPGARPLPTTFSIDAFFTTLSRLPDLKVLTLTNLGLWGPLPGGKISRLQKLEIVNVSSNYLYGELPRGLSQLGSLQTLVADHNMLGGKLPGWLKDMPLLAVLSLRNNTLQGTLPESLKDMPSLRSLVLASNNLSGNLPELSNLQVIDMANNALGPKFPRLGRKVASVVLAGNKFSDGLPADMLASCYLLERLDVSGNRFVGPFPAALLSLPSMEYLSIAGNRFTGRLSGNASCGENLRFVDLSSNLLTGSLPGCLLAAPGKTVLFSANCLSTGDDSQSQHPSPFCRNQALAVGIVPEQGRKKSGAKAGVVAVIVLVGALVVSAAVVFVVRKARLPKARPARRLVEHASSAYPSNLLADARYISQTVKLGALGIPAYRSFSLVELEAATDNFQVSSLMGQDAHGQMYRGRLSNGTPVTIRSLKVNKSQSFTRHIEMISKLRHRHLVSALGHCFQYNLDDSTVTHLYLVFEYVHNGNLRGRISQGTEGRKLSWGQRISTAIGVAKGIQFLHGGIIPGLFANNLKITNILMDQNQVPKIGSYNIPILSETMKSEGGAGSKYPPDRICRVPNGDKIDMYDFGVILLEVISGRPISSIYEVEMMKEQHKDPARGATWWTRRSARPAPTTP, encoded by the exons ATGGGTGGCCATGCTCTGCTCATCTTGCTGTCGGTGGCGTCCCTGTCATTGCTGCCGGGAGCCATGCCGTTGCAGCCCTCACAGGCCTGGTCCCTCTTCAAGCTCCGGCAGCTCCTGGGCGACCCGCCGGTGCTCGGCACCTGGCGTAACTACACCGACTTCTGCTACGGCGGCGACTACAAGACCGCCTCCGCCTTCGTCGAGTGCTACGAGGACAGCGTCACGCAGCTCCACATCATGGGCGAGCCCGGCGCGCGCCCGCTCCCCACCACCTTCTCCATCGACGCCTTCTTCACCACGCTGTCCAGGCTGCCGGACCTCAAGGTGCTCACGCTCACCAACCTCGGCCTCTGGGGGCCACTGCCTGGGGGGAAAATCTCCCGCCTCCAGAAGCTGGAGATCGTCAACGTCAGCTCCAATTACCTCTACGGCGAGCTCCCGCGGGGGCTGTCCCAGCTCGGCAGCCTCCAGACGCTGGTCGCGGACCACAACATGCTGGGAGGTAAGCTGCCGGGGTGGCTCAAGGACATGCCGCTGCTGGCGGTCCTCAGCCTCCGGAACAACACGCTGCAGGGGACGCTGCCGGAGTCGCTCAAGGACATGCCGTCGCTGAGGTCGCTGGTGCTGGCGTCCAACAACCTCTCCGGGAACCTGCCGGAGCTGAGCAACCTCCAGGTGATTGACATGGCCAACAACGCGCTAGGGCCCAAGTTCCCGCGGCTGGGGCGGAAGGTGGCCAGCGTGGTGCTCGCCGGCAACAAGTTCAGCGACGGCCTCCCCGCCGACATGCTCGCCTCGTGCTACCTCCTGGAGCGGCTGGACGTGTCGGGGAACAGGTTCGTGGGGCCTTTCCCGGCGGCGCTGCTGTCGCTGCCGTCCATGGAGTACCTGAGCATCGCCGGGAACAGGTTCACCGGGCGGCTCTCGGGCAACGCCTCCTGCGGCGAGAACCTCCGGTTCGTGGACCTCTCGTCGAACCTCCTGACGGGGAGCCTCCCCGGCTGCCTGCTGGCGGCCCCCGGGAAGACGGTACTCTTCTCGGCCAACTGCCTTTCCACCGGCGACGACTCCCAGTCCCAGCACCCGTCGCCTTTCTGCCGGAACCAGGCATTGGCCGTCGGGATCGTGCCTGAGCAGGGACGCAAGAAGAGTGGCGCCAAGGCCGGTGTGGTGGCCGTCATTGTCCTTGTGGGAGCATTGGTCGTGAGCGCGGCGGTGGTGTTTGTGGTGAGGAAGGCGAGGTTGCCCAAGGCGAGGCCTGCACGGAGACTGGTGGAGCACGCGTCGAGCGCTTACCCTTCGAATTTGCTGGCCGACGCGC gtTACATATCTCAGACGGTGAAGCTGGGGGCTCTTGGCATTCCGGCATACAGATCATTCTCCTTGGTGGAGCTGGAGGCGGCCACCGATAACTTCCAGGTGTCTAGCCTCATGGGGCAAGATGCTCATGGCCAG ATGTACCGTGGACGGCTAAGCAATGGGACCCCGGTGACAATCAGGTCCCTCAAGGTGAACAAGAGCCAGAGCTTCACCCGCCACATCGAGATGATATCCAAGCTGAGGCATCGGCACCTGGTGAGCGCGCTGGGGCACTGCTTCCAGTACAACCTCGACGATTCCACCGTTACGCACCTCTACCTCGTCTTCGAATACGTGCACAATGGCAACCTCAGGGGCAGGATTTCAC AAGGAACGGAAGGCCGGAAGCTGTCGTGGGGCCAAAGAATATCGACCGCCATTGGTGTGGCCAAGGGCATTCAGTTCCTGCATGGAGGGATCATACCAGGCCTGTTTGCGAATAACCTCAAGATCACCAACATTCTTATGGACCAGAATCAGGTCCCCAAAATCGGCAGCTACAACATCCCCATTCTCTCAGAGACCATGAAATCAGAG GGAGGAGCCGGAAGCAAGTATCCACCAGATAG AATTTGCAGGGTTCCGAATGGTGATAAGATTGACATGTACGATTTTGGTGTGATACTGCTGGAGGTTATCTCCGGCAGGCCCATCAGTTCCATATACGAGGTGGAGATGATGAAAGAACAG CACAAGGACCCAGCAAGAGGAGCAACTTGGTGGACCCGGCGGTCAGCAAGGCCTGCTCCGACGACTCCATGA
- the LOC119354560 gene encoding probable inactive leucine-rich repeat receptor-like protein kinase At3g03770 isoform X4 codes for MGGHALLILLSVASLSLLPGAMPLQPSQAWSLFKLRQLLGDPPVLGTWRNYTDFCYGGDYKTASAFVECYEDSVTQLHIMGEPGARPLPTTFSIDAFFTTLSRLPDLKVLTLTNLGLWGPLPGGKISRLQKLEIVNVSSNYLYGELPRGLSQLGSLQTLVADHNMLGGKLPGWLKDMPLLAVLSLRNNTLQGTLPESLKDMPSLRSLVLASNNLSGNLPELSNLQVIDMANNALGPKFPRLGRKVASVVLAGNKFSDGLPADMLASCYLLERLDVSGNRFVGPFPAALLSLPSMEYLSIAGNRFTGRLSGNASCGENLRFVDLSSNLLTGSLPGCLLAAPGKTVLFSANCLSTGDDSQSQHPSPFCRNQALAVGIVPEQGRKKSGAKAGVVAVIVLVGALVVSAAVVFVVRKARLPKARPARRLVEHASSAYPSNLLADARYISQTVKLGALGIPAYRSFSLVELEAATDNFQVSSLMGQDAHGQMYRGRLSNGTPVTIRSLKVNKSQSFTRHIEMISKLRHRHLVSALGHCFQYNLDDSTVTHLYLVFEYVHNGNLRGRISQGTEGRKLSWGQRISTAIGVAKGIQFLHGGIIPGLFANNLKITNILMDQNQVPKIGSYNIPILSETMKSEGGAGSKYPPDRVPNGDKIDMYDFGVILLEVISGRPISSIYEVEMMKEQHKDPARGATWWTRRSARPAPTTP; via the exons ATGGGTGGCCATGCTCTGCTCATCTTGCTGTCGGTGGCGTCCCTGTCATTGCTGCCGGGAGCCATGCCGTTGCAGCCCTCACAGGCCTGGTCCCTCTTCAAGCTCCGGCAGCTCCTGGGCGACCCGCCGGTGCTCGGCACCTGGCGTAACTACACCGACTTCTGCTACGGCGGCGACTACAAGACCGCCTCCGCCTTCGTCGAGTGCTACGAGGACAGCGTCACGCAGCTCCACATCATGGGCGAGCCCGGCGCGCGCCCGCTCCCCACCACCTTCTCCATCGACGCCTTCTTCACCACGCTGTCCAGGCTGCCGGACCTCAAGGTGCTCACGCTCACCAACCTCGGCCTCTGGGGGCCACTGCCTGGGGGGAAAATCTCCCGCCTCCAGAAGCTGGAGATCGTCAACGTCAGCTCCAATTACCTCTACGGCGAGCTCCCGCGGGGGCTGTCCCAGCTCGGCAGCCTCCAGACGCTGGTCGCGGACCACAACATGCTGGGAGGTAAGCTGCCGGGGTGGCTCAAGGACATGCCGCTGCTGGCGGTCCTCAGCCTCCGGAACAACACGCTGCAGGGGACGCTGCCGGAGTCGCTCAAGGACATGCCGTCGCTGAGGTCGCTGGTGCTGGCGTCCAACAACCTCTCCGGGAACCTGCCGGAGCTGAGCAACCTCCAGGTGATTGACATGGCCAACAACGCGCTAGGGCCCAAGTTCCCGCGGCTGGGGCGGAAGGTGGCCAGCGTGGTGCTCGCCGGCAACAAGTTCAGCGACGGCCTCCCCGCCGACATGCTCGCCTCGTGCTACCTCCTGGAGCGGCTGGACGTGTCGGGGAACAGGTTCGTGGGGCCTTTCCCGGCGGCGCTGCTGTCGCTGCCGTCCATGGAGTACCTGAGCATCGCCGGGAACAGGTTCACCGGGCGGCTCTCGGGCAACGCCTCCTGCGGCGAGAACCTCCGGTTCGTGGACCTCTCGTCGAACCTCCTGACGGGGAGCCTCCCCGGCTGCCTGCTGGCGGCCCCCGGGAAGACGGTACTCTTCTCGGCCAACTGCCTTTCCACCGGCGACGACTCCCAGTCCCAGCACCCGTCGCCTTTCTGCCGGAACCAGGCATTGGCCGTCGGGATCGTGCCTGAGCAGGGACGCAAGAAGAGTGGCGCCAAGGCCGGTGTGGTGGCCGTCATTGTCCTTGTGGGAGCATTGGTCGTGAGCGCGGCGGTGGTGTTTGTGGTGAGGAAGGCGAGGTTGCCCAAGGCGAGGCCTGCACGGAGACTGGTGGAGCACGCGTCGAGCGCTTACCCTTCGAATTTGCTGGCCGACGCGC gtTACATATCTCAGACGGTGAAGCTGGGGGCTCTTGGCATTCCGGCATACAGATCATTCTCCTTGGTGGAGCTGGAGGCGGCCACCGATAACTTCCAGGTGTCTAGCCTCATGGGGCAAGATGCTCATGGCCAG ATGTACCGTGGACGGCTAAGCAATGGGACCCCGGTGACAATCAGGTCCCTCAAGGTGAACAAGAGCCAGAGCTTCACCCGCCACATCGAGATGATATCCAAGCTGAGGCATCGGCACCTGGTGAGCGCGCTGGGGCACTGCTTCCAGTACAACCTCGACGATTCCACCGTTACGCACCTCTACCTCGTCTTCGAATACGTGCACAATGGCAACCTCAGGGGCAGGATTTCAC AAGGAACGGAAGGCCGGAAGCTGTCGTGGGGCCAAAGAATATCGACCGCCATTGGTGTGGCCAAGGGCATTCAGTTCCTGCATGGAGGGATCATACCAGGCCTGTTTGCGAATAACCTCAAGATCACCAACATTCTTATGGACCAGAATCAGGTCCCCAAAATCGGCAGCTACAACATCCCCATTCTCTCAGAGACCATGAAATCAGAG GGAGGAGCCGGAAGCAAGTATCCACCAGATAG GGTTCCGAATGGTGATAAGATTGACATGTACGATTTTGGTGTGATACTGCTGGAGGTTATCTCCGGCAGGCCCATCAGTTCCATATACGAGGTGGAGATGATGAAAGAACAG CACAAGGACCCAGCAAGAGGAGCAACTTGGTGGACCCGGCGGTCAGCAAGGCCTGCTCCGACGACTCCATGA